One stretch of Variovorax sp. TBS-050B DNA includes these proteins:
- a CDS encoding transglutaminase family protein, which translates to MQIRIGFDIELAVTAPTALVYMLQVHPSRAADLQAGEHITISPPLPTDHYMDGYDNHCARVRIPAGVPSVRLRNHAVIFDPGWTDPVDYGAIEHTPSGLPVAALPFLLPSRYCEVDSELQAFAWDNFLQVTPGWHRVQAICDFVHQHLRFDYRSARPTRTALDAFRERTGVCRDFAHLAITLCRCMNIPARYATGYLGDIGVPPMPNPMDFSAWFEVYLGDRWHTFDARHNIPRIGRVLIARGRDAADVAITTVFGANELRRFEVTTEEVPA; encoded by the coding sequence ATGCAGATCAGGATCGGCTTCGACATCGAGCTTGCCGTGACGGCCCCGACCGCGCTGGTCTACATGCTGCAGGTGCACCCCTCGCGGGCGGCCGACCTGCAGGCTGGCGAGCACATCACCATCAGCCCGCCGCTGCCCACCGACCACTACATGGACGGCTACGACAACCACTGCGCGCGGGTGCGCATTCCGGCCGGCGTGCCGAGCGTGCGCCTGCGCAACCATGCGGTGATCTTCGACCCGGGCTGGACCGACCCGGTCGACTACGGCGCGATCGAGCACACGCCCTCGGGGCTGCCCGTCGCCGCCCTGCCCTTCCTGCTGCCGAGCCGCTACTGCGAGGTCGACAGCGAACTGCAGGCCTTCGCCTGGGACAACTTCCTGCAGGTCACGCCGGGCTGGCACCGGGTGCAGGCGATCTGCGACTTCGTGCACCAGCACCTGCGCTTCGACTACCGCAGCGCGCGGCCCACGCGCACCGCGCTCGACGCCTTCCGCGAGCGCACGGGCGTGTGCCGCGACTTCGCGCACCTGGCGATCACGCTGTGCCGCTGCATGAACATCCCCGCGCGCTACGCCACCGGCTACCTCGGCGACATCGGCGTGCCGCCGATGCCGAATCCGATGGATTTCAGCGCCTGGTTCGAGGTCTACCTCGGCGACCGCTGGCACACCTTCGATGCGCGCCACAACATCCCACGCATCGGCCGCGTGCTGATCGCGCGCGGCCGCGACGCGGCCGACGTGGCGATCACGACGGTGTTCGGCGCCAACGAGCTGCGCCGCTTCGAGGTGACGACGGAGGAAGTGCCGGCGTAG
- the katE gene encoding catalase HPII has translation MTPQNKAAAGRRSKATDGSNAKQQQLDGFATDHALNLTTNQGLQIPDNHNSLKAGLRGPTLLEDFILREKITHFDHERIPERAVHARGAAAHGYFQVYKSMSQFTSADFLQDPDAKTPVFVRFSTVAGSRGSADTVRDVRGFAVKFYTREGNYDLVGNNIPVFFIQDAMKFPDLVHALKPEPHHEMPQAASAHDTFWDFVSLMPESTHMLMWAMSDRAIPRSYRMMEGFGVHTFRFVNARGESHFVKFHWKPKLGIHGLAWDEAQKIAGKDPDFHRRDLWEAIEHGDFPEWELGVQLVPADRAQTLGFDLLDPTKLIPEEMVPVQRIGRLVLNRNPDNFFAETEQVAFHPGHVVPGIDFSNDPLLQGRLFSYTDTQISRLGGANFHELPINKAVCPFHNFQRDGMHRQTIARGQVAYEPNSLGDGKEFRVDGGSVGFQSYPEEIESPKVRRRSPTFDDHFTQARLFFNSQSAAEKEHIVAAFRFELSKVDVPAIRQRMVDNLAHVDEKLARRVAEPLGIGAPDAKAAAGRAGFREHRMTLPIEESPALRMVDTGDGTVRTRRIAILAADGIDSASLKPIRDALELAGAQCKVVGMRLGTIASASKRQIDVDMTFANAPSVVFDAVLVPGGSLGVSTLAGSGDAVHFVLEAYKHCKAICTVGEGVQLLSTLGIGANAQQAGAPAGVVIAATPVTNLGDTTEATQIAQAFIAAIAKHRHWDRANIDAVPA, from the coding sequence ATGACGCCACAGAACAAGGCCGCCGCCGGACGCCGCTCGAAGGCCACGGACGGCAGCAATGCCAAGCAGCAGCAACTCGATGGCTTCGCGACCGATCACGCGCTCAACCTGACGACCAACCAGGGTCTTCAGATCCCCGACAACCACAACTCGCTCAAGGCGGGACTGCGCGGGCCCACGCTGCTCGAAGACTTCATCCTGCGCGAGAAGATCACGCACTTCGACCACGAGCGCATCCCCGAGCGCGCGGTGCATGCGCGCGGCGCGGCGGCGCACGGCTACTTCCAGGTCTACAAGTCGATGTCGCAGTTCACCTCGGCCGACTTCCTGCAGGACCCGGACGCGAAGACGCCGGTGTTCGTGCGCTTCTCCACCGTGGCCGGCTCGCGCGGCTCGGCCGACACCGTGCGCGACGTGCGCGGCTTCGCCGTCAAGTTCTACACCCGCGAGGGCAACTACGACCTCGTGGGCAACAACATCCCGGTGTTCTTCATCCAGGACGCGATGAAGTTCCCCGACCTGGTCCACGCGCTCAAGCCCGAGCCGCACCACGAGATGCCGCAGGCCGCGAGCGCGCACGACACCTTCTGGGACTTCGTCTCGCTGATGCCCGAGAGCACCCACATGCTCATGTGGGCCATGAGCGACCGCGCGATCCCGCGCAGCTACCGGATGATGGAAGGCTTCGGCGTCCACACCTTCCGCTTCGTCAACGCGCGCGGCGAGAGCCATTTCGTCAAGTTCCACTGGAAGCCGAAGCTCGGCATCCACGGCCTGGCCTGGGACGAGGCGCAGAAGATCGCCGGCAAGGACCCCGACTTCCACCGCCGCGACCTGTGGGAAGCCATCGAGCACGGCGACTTCCCCGAGTGGGAGCTCGGCGTGCAGCTGGTGCCGGCCGACCGCGCGCAGACGCTCGGCTTCGACCTGCTCGATCCGACCAAGCTGATTCCCGAGGAGATGGTGCCGGTGCAGCGCATCGGCCGGCTGGTGCTCAACCGCAACCCCGACAACTTCTTCGCCGAGACCGAGCAGGTGGCCTTCCACCCCGGCCACGTGGTGCCGGGCATCGACTTCAGCAACGACCCGCTGCTGCAGGGGCGGCTGTTCTCGTACACCGACACGCAGATCTCGCGCCTGGGCGGCGCAAACTTCCACGAGCTGCCGATCAACAAGGCGGTGTGCCCGTTCCACAACTTCCAGCGCGACGGCATGCACCGCCAGACCATCGCGCGCGGCCAGGTGGCCTACGAACCCAATTCGCTCGGCGACGGCAAGGAGTTCCGCGTCGACGGCGGCAGCGTGGGCTTCCAGTCCTATCCCGAGGAGATCGAGTCGCCCAAGGTGCGCCGGCGCAGCCCCACCTTCGACGACCACTTCACGCAGGCGCGGCTGTTCTTCAACAGCCAGAGCGCGGCCGAGAAGGAGCACATCGTCGCGGCGTTCCGCTTCGAGCTTTCGAAGGTGGACGTGCCCGCGATCCGGCAGCGCATGGTCGACAACCTCGCGCACGTCGACGAGAAGCTCGCGCGCCGCGTGGCCGAGCCGCTGGGCATCGGCGCGCCCGACGCCAAGGCCGCCGCGGGCCGTGCCGGCTTCCGCGAGCACCGCATGACGCTGCCGATCGAGGAATCGCCCGCGCTGCGCATGGTCGACACCGGCGACGGCACGGTGCGCACGCGCCGCATCGCGATCCTCGCGGCCGACGGCATCGACTCGGCCTCGCTGAAGCCGATCCGCGATGCGCTGGAACTGGCGGGCGCGCAGTGCAAGGTGGTCGGCATGCGGCTGGGCACCATCGCGAGCGCCTCGAAGCGGCAGATCGACGTGGACATGACCTTCGCCAACGCGCCCTCGGTGGTGTTCGACGCGGTGCTCGTGCCCGGCGGCAGCCTGGGCGTCTCCACGCTCGCGGGCTCGGGCGATGCGGTGCACTTCGTGCTCGAGGCCTACAAGCACTGCAAGGCGATCTGCACCGTGGGCGAGGGCGTGCAGCTGCTGTCCACGCTCGGCATCGGGGCCAACGCGCAGCAGGCCGGCGCGCCCGCGGGCGTGGTGATCGCGGCCACGCCGGTCACCAACCTCGGCGACACCACCGAGGCGACGCAGATCGCGCAGGCCTTCATCGCGGCGATCGCGAAGCACCGCCACTGGGACCGCGCCAACATCGACGCCGTGCCCGCCTGA
- a CDS encoding CHAT domain-containing tetratricopeptide repeat protein, with the protein MHALGAAGLALALLGHGAAAFAQAVPSAEAAASRAEQARLADTDTLLALTSEGAVLYGQDAVKLSGYQYCSQAVALAEAGEFRQSVRAASKALHLANATRDPNLLAMAHRDLAIVYSYSGQLDKAEQFAREALRHPARDPKLVVGPAHKVIGDVRTRRGDHAGAVLSYDEALANSSARYAPLVQASLVNALIEAGDAARARQVLAAMPPPKDAPLAAQLDRTRARLLLAENRPAEARDLYRALTARQAGTDAEYYRLWAWDGVARSELALGREQAAAEAVAHALGSVDQVRAKFRSEEFKMGLFSDLQTVFERAVGIYNDAGDARQAFEVSERSRSRALLDAVRGRAKISERAATTVDLATLQGALAPDERVVQFHSLPDRLLVWVVGPAEIKASTVAVRREELTELVEVFRNSIVRGRRAAVTNADRLGAALLGPLGLAPGQRLVVVPHGPLHYLPFQALRLDGRYVIETHPVAVAPSISIAVQLAQRTPRVNAALTAFGNPRIEDKYDLPGAEAEVKQLAQLFPRNTLYMGPAATKTQFREVAARSPLMHVAAHAEADAVDPLYSRILLANEGGRQNFLEAHEILGLPMDGTALVTLSACESGLGRIAQGDEVLGFTRSFLSAGSSSLIASLWPVSDDATAVLMGTLYGELAKGRDLQKAVQAGQLAVLRDPKMAHPFFWAPFNLIGNWRLTVGSPA; encoded by the coding sequence GTGCACGCGCTCGGCGCCGCGGGCCTGGCGCTCGCGCTGCTCGGCCACGGGGCCGCGGCCTTCGCGCAGGCCGTGCCCAGCGCCGAGGCCGCCGCGAGCCGCGCGGAACAGGCCCGGCTGGCGGACACCGACACCCTGCTCGCGCTGACCAGCGAAGGCGCGGTGCTCTACGGCCAGGACGCGGTCAAGCTCTCGGGCTACCAGTACTGCAGCCAGGCCGTGGCGCTGGCCGAGGCCGGCGAATTCCGCCAGAGCGTGCGCGCCGCGAGCAAGGCGCTGCACCTCGCCAATGCCACGCGCGATCCGAACCTGCTCGCGATGGCGCACCGCGACCTCGCGATCGTCTACAGCTATTCGGGCCAGCTCGACAAGGCCGAGCAGTTCGCGCGCGAGGCGCTGCGTCATCCGGCACGCGATCCGAAGCTGGTGGTCGGCCCGGCGCACAAGGTGATCGGCGACGTGCGCACGCGCCGCGGCGACCATGCGGGCGCGGTGCTCAGCTACGACGAGGCGCTGGCCAACAGCTCGGCGCGCTATGCGCCGCTGGTGCAGGCCTCGCTCGTCAACGCGCTGATCGAGGCGGGCGACGCCGCGCGCGCACGCCAGGTGCTCGCCGCCATGCCGCCGCCGAAGGACGCACCGCTGGCCGCGCAGCTGGACCGCACGCGCGCCCGGCTGCTGCTGGCCGAGAACCGGCCCGCCGAGGCGCGCGACCTGTACCGCGCGCTCACCGCACGGCAGGCCGGCACCGACGCCGAGTACTACCGCCTCTGGGCCTGGGACGGCGTGGCGCGCAGCGAGCTCGCGCTCGGCCGCGAGCAGGCCGCGGCCGAGGCGGTGGCGCATGCGCTCGGCAGCGTGGACCAGGTGCGCGCGAAGTTCCGCAGCGAAGAATTCAAGATGGGCCTGTTCTCCGACCTGCAGACGGTGTTCGAGCGCGCGGTCGGCATCTACAACGACGCGGGCGATGCGCGCCAGGCCTTCGAGGTGAGCGAGCGCAGCCGCTCGCGCGCGCTGCTCGACGCGGTGCGCGGCCGCGCGAAGATCAGCGAGCGCGCGGCGACCACCGTCGATCTCGCCACGCTGCAGGGCGCGCTCGCGCCCGACGAGCGCGTGGTGCAGTTCCATTCCCTGCCCGACCGGCTGCTGGTGTGGGTGGTGGGGCCGGCCGAGATCAAGGCCAGCACCGTGGCCGTGCGCCGCGAGGAACTGACCGAACTGGTCGAGGTGTTCCGCAATTCCATCGTGCGCGGCCGGCGCGCGGCCGTCACCAATGCCGACCGGCTCGGCGCGGCGCTGCTCGGTCCGCTCGGCCTCGCGCCCGGGCAGCGGCTGGTGGTGGTGCCGCACGGGCCGCTGCATTACCTGCCGTTCCAGGCGCTGCGCCTCGACGGGCGCTACGTGATCGAGACCCATCCGGTGGCGGTGGCGCCGTCGATCAGCATCGCGGTGCAGCTCGCGCAGCGCACGCCGCGCGTGAATGCGGCGCTCACCGCCTTCGGCAACCCGCGCATCGAGGACAAGTACGACCTGCCGGGCGCCGAGGCCGAGGTGAAGCAGCTCGCGCAGCTCTTTCCGCGCAACACGCTGTACATGGGCCCGGCGGCCACCAAGACCCAGTTCCGCGAGGTGGCCGCGCGCTCGCCGCTGATGCACGTGGCCGCGCATGCCGAGGCCGACGCGGTCGACCCGCTGTACTCGCGCATCCTGCTCGCGAACGAGGGCGGCAGGCAGAACTTCCTGGAGGCGCACGAGATCCTCGGCCTGCCGATGGACGGCACGGCGCTGGTCACGCTCTCGGCCTGCGAGTCGGGGCTGGGGCGCATCGCGCAGGGCGACGAGGTGCTGGGCTTCACGCGCTCCTTCCTCTCGGCCGGCAGCTCGAGCCTGATCGCCTCGCTCTGGCCGGTGTCGGACGACGCCACCGCGGTGCTCATGGGCACGCTCTACGGCGAGCTCGCCAAGGGCCGCGACCTGCAGAAGGCGGTGCAGGCCGGCCAGCTCGCGGTGCTGCGCGACCCGAAGATGGCCCATCCCTTCTTCTGGGCGCCGTTCAACCTGATCGGCAACTGGCGCCTCACCGTGGGGAGCCCGGCATGA
- a CDS encoding ShlB/FhaC/HecB family hemolysin secretion/activation protein yields MRACPRSTPIALATAALFGATLLAAPGRAHAQQEGATTLLPTADPCGSCDRPLAQAPTGAVAPQSLPARPAPGEASFVLNDLRLNGVKALSNEELQAITGPYIGRSVTLGDLEGLAQAITARYKARGYFLAQAVVPVQTVQGGIVEISVVEGRLGRVDVVVAPDAPIAESRVRGFLAPLAPGEAVNAPAYERAMLLLSDQPGLKVSSALQEGTQPGTTDLSVEVAAASRWAFSAEADNHGTKESGRFRVGGTARWLSPFGIGDNLDMRLMVSDSNALQFGRIAYEAPIGTSGLRAGVGLARVSYELGGQFVDLEAQGRADVLDFALNYPLIRQRQQNLFLRLNADVKDLTDELRGVGFTARKRVQGFGLGWTWERRDELLGGGYWASSGTLYHGDLSIRDAESRQADQSFGGRGTEGGFTKLSFQVSRLQAIVPRHSLYLSVGGQWASKNLDASEKLALGGARAVRAYPSGEALVDQGVIGTVEWRWSLDEAFTPFVFYDAARGRIARRPTPFDGDNTRSLRGFGLGLSWSRPGNFSVNATLAWRDGTPRAQTDGGGRNPRLYVQVQKAF; encoded by the coding sequence ATGCGCGCCTGCCCACGCTCGACCCCCATCGCCCTCGCCACCGCGGCCCTGTTCGGCGCCACCCTGCTCGCCGCCCCCGGTCGCGCGCATGCGCAGCAGGAGGGCGCCACCACGCTGTTGCCCACCGCCGACCCCTGCGGCAGTTGCGACCGCCCGCTCGCCCAGGCGCCCACCGGCGCCGTCGCGCCGCAGAGCCTGCCGGCGCGCCCGGCGCCAGGCGAGGCCTCGTTCGTGCTCAACGACCTGCGGCTCAACGGCGTCAAGGCGCTGAGCAACGAGGAGCTGCAGGCCATCACCGGCCCCTACATCGGCCGCAGCGTCACGCTCGGCGATCTCGAAGGCCTGGCGCAAGCCATCACCGCGCGCTACAAGGCGCGCGGCTACTTCCTCGCGCAGGCGGTGGTGCCGGTGCAGACGGTGCAGGGCGGCATCGTCGAGATCAGCGTCGTCGAAGGCCGGCTCGGCCGCGTGGACGTGGTGGTCGCGCCCGATGCGCCGATCGCCGAGTCGCGCGTGCGCGGCTTCCTCGCGCCGCTCGCGCCCGGCGAGGCGGTCAATGCGCCGGCCTACGAGCGCGCGATGCTGCTGCTGTCGGACCAGCCCGGCCTCAAGGTCTCGTCGGCGCTGCAGGAGGGCACGCAACCCGGCACCACCGATCTCTCGGTCGAGGTCGCGGCGGCCTCGCGCTGGGCCTTCTCGGCCGAGGCCGACAACCACGGCACCAAGGAGTCGGGGCGCTTCCGCGTCGGCGGCACCGCGCGCTGGCTCAGCCCCTTCGGCATCGGCGACAACCTCGACATGCGGCTCATGGTGTCCGACAGCAACGCGCTGCAGTTCGGCCGCATCGCCTACGAGGCGCCGATCGGCACCAGCGGCCTGCGCGCCGGCGTGGGGCTGGCACGCGTCAGCTACGAGCTCGGCGGCCAGTTCGTCGACCTCGAGGCGCAGGGCCGCGCCGACGTGCTCGACTTCGCGCTCAACTATCCGCTGATCCGCCAGCGCCAGCAGAACCTGTTCCTGCGCCTCAATGCCGACGTGAAGGATCTCACCGACGAGCTGCGCGGCGTCGGCTTCACGGCCCGCAAGCGTGTGCAGGGCTTCGGCCTCGGCTGGACCTGGGAGCGGCGCGACGAGCTGCTCGGCGGCGGCTACTGGGCCAGCTCGGGCACGCTCTACCACGGCGATCTTTCGATCCGCGATGCCGAGAGCCGGCAGGCCGACCAGAGCTTCGGCGGGCGCGGCACCGAGGGCGGCTTCACCAAGCTGAGCTTCCAGGTCTCGCGGCTGCAGGCCATCGTGCCGCGCCATTCGCTGTACCTCTCGGTCGGCGGCCAGTGGGCCAGCAAGAACCTCGACGCCTCCGAGAAGCTCGCGCTCGGCGGCGCGCGCGCGGTGCGCGCCTATCCCTCGGGCGAGGCGCTGGTGGACCAGGGCGTGATCGGTACGGTCGAATGGCGCTGGTCGCTCGACGAGGCGTTCACGCCCTTCGTCTTCTACGACGCCGCGCGCGGCCGCATCGCGCGCCGCCCGACGCCCTTCGACGGCGACAACACCCGCAGCCTGCGCGGCTTCGGCCTCGGCCTGAGCTGGTCGCGCCCGGGCAATTTCTCGGTCAACGCGACGCTGGCCTGGCGCGACGGCACGCCGCGCGCGCAGACCGACGGCGGCGGGCGCAATCCGCGGCTCTACGTCCAGGTCCAGAAAGCCTTCTGA